One Mesorhizobium sp. L-2-11 genomic region harbors:
- a CDS encoding class I SAM-dependent methyltransferase, with protein sequence MAMMIAGAASVTEQFCRSCGGSHIDTFLKLGTTPLADRLPSSIDDGEEEPVFPLSVAFCGDCSLVQITETVNPRILFADAYPYYSSFSQALLRHSRDNARDLIERRKLDASSFVVELASNDGYLLKNYVEAGIPVLGIDPAEGPAAAAEKIGVPTRLAFFSRELAEKLREQGKRADVIHANNVLAHVADTNGFVAGIARLLKDDGVAVIEAPYVEPMIDHCEFDTIYHEHLCYFSVTALDKLFRRHGLYLNEIKHLSIHGGSLRLYVEMREHVGASVTNQIAHERARGIDAIDYYLDFSATVDRLKVELSTLLHRLKASGASIAAYGAAAKGATLINTVGIGRDVIDFVVDRNIHKQGKHMPGQKIPIRSTEALLEAQPDYVLVLAWNFLDEIIEQQAEYRARGGKFIVPVPNPRIV encoded by the coding sequence ATGGCCATGATGATTGCTGGTGCAGCCTCTGTAACCGAGCAGTTTTGCCGCTCCTGCGGCGGAAGTCACATCGACACTTTCCTGAAGCTCGGCACGACGCCGCTTGCCGATCGGCTTCCATCGAGCATCGACGATGGCGAGGAGGAACCTGTCTTTCCGCTGAGCGTCGCCTTCTGTGGCGATTGTAGCTTGGTGCAGATCACGGAAACGGTGAACCCAAGGATTCTGTTTGCCGATGCCTATCCGTACTATTCCTCGTTCTCGCAAGCGCTGCTAAGGCATTCCCGAGACAATGCGCGTGACTTGATCGAGCGTCGTAAATTGGACGCCAGCAGCTTTGTGGTCGAGTTGGCGAGTAACGACGGCTATCTCCTGAAGAACTATGTGGAGGCAGGAATACCAGTGCTCGGCATCGACCCGGCCGAAGGACCTGCCGCCGCTGCGGAGAAAATAGGCGTGCCGACACGCCTGGCTTTTTTCTCCCGCGAACTGGCGGAGAAGCTCCGCGAACAGGGGAAGCGAGCCGACGTCATTCACGCGAACAATGTTCTCGCCCACGTGGCCGACACCAATGGTTTTGTTGCGGGCATTGCGCGGTTGCTCAAGGACGACGGCGTTGCGGTGATCGAGGCGCCATATGTCGAACCAATGATCGATCATTGCGAATTCGACACGATCTACCACGAGCACCTCTGCTATTTTTCAGTAACGGCATTGGACAAGCTGTTTCGACGCCATGGCCTTTATCTCAACGAGATAAAACACTTGTCGATTCATGGCGGTTCACTTCGCCTGTATGTCGAAATGCGGGAACATGTCGGAGCGAGCGTCACCAACCAGATCGCTCACGAAAGAGCACGAGGGATCGACGCCATCGATTACTATCTCGATTTTTCCGCGACGGTCGACAGATTGAAAGTCGAGCTCTCCACATTGCTGCACCGGCTGAAAGCCAGCGGCGCCTCAATTGCTGCCTATGGAGCGGCGGCCAAAGGCGCCACCTTGATCAACACGGTTGGCATCGGACGCGATGTGATCGACTTCGTCGTGGATCGCAACATTCACAAACAGGGCAAGCACATGCCCGGCCAGAAAATTCCGATCCGCTCCACCGAGGCGCTGCTGGAGGCGCAACCTGACTATGTTCTGGTGCTGGCCTGGAACTTCCTCGATGAAATCATCGAACAACAGGCTGAATATCGAGCTCGGGGCGGAAAATTCATCGTTCCCGTGCCGAACCCGCGGATCGTGTGA
- a CDS encoding class I SAM-dependent methyltransferase, producing the protein MTNSIRLRGDCPVCRRNDLLRSVSFEAIPFSCNSLHSDADSAIAAPTGQFVLAFCRSCEHFFNAAFEDGRIGYTQNYENSLHFSPRFVAFVEDLAGRLSTAYALDGKLVVDIGCGKGDFLKRLCSTGGARGIGFDRSFEDNRGDDVAGVEFINDWFSDAYPDVKPDFVSCRHVLEHIANPIAFLQGLRSHPGVEPSTVFYIEVPNALYTLRDMGIWDLIYEHVSYFTPHSLRAAMQTAGFEVLDQGASFGDQYLFIEAKPAATGMTADSSRPGTIDALVRRFDQTYRDKVAWWRDYLATRDPEQTVVWGAGSKGITFVNIVPEGARIGALVDVNPHKQGRFAPGTGTPVVGPESLRGKPLQSIVVMNPLYRDEVAQAAHKLGLSAEIIVA; encoded by the coding sequence GTGACGAATTCGATCCGCCTTCGCGGCGATTGTCCGGTCTGTCGGCGCAACGATCTGCTGCGCTCGGTATCATTCGAAGCCATTCCGTTTTCGTGCAATTCCCTGCACTCTGATGCAGACTCGGCCATTGCTGCGCCGACTGGCCAATTCGTCCTCGCGTTTTGCCGCAGTTGTGAACATTTCTTCAACGCGGCGTTCGAAGATGGTCGGATCGGCTATACGCAGAATTACGAGAACTCCCTGCATTTCTCGCCGCGATTCGTCGCCTTCGTCGAGGATTTAGCGGGTCGCCTGTCCACTGCCTACGCACTTGACGGAAAATTGGTCGTCGATATCGGTTGCGGCAAGGGTGATTTCCTCAAACGGCTTTGCTCAACCGGCGGCGCCAGAGGCATTGGTTTCGACAGGAGCTTCGAAGACAATCGGGGTGACGACGTCGCCGGCGTTGAGTTCATCAATGACTGGTTCAGCGATGCCTATCCGGACGTCAAGCCTGACTTCGTTTCCTGCCGTCACGTCCTGGAACACATAGCCAACCCGATCGCCTTCCTGCAAGGACTTCGCTCCCATCCAGGCGTTGAGCCGAGCACCGTCTTTTACATCGAGGTGCCTAATGCCCTTTACACATTGCGCGACATGGGAATCTGGGATCTGATCTACGAGCACGTTTCCTATTTCACGCCTCACTCGCTGCGGGCAGCAATGCAGACAGCAGGCTTCGAGGTGCTGGACCAGGGCGCGTCGTTCGGTGACCAGTACCTCTTCATCGAAGCAAAGCCTGCCGCAACTGGGATGACGGCCGATTCTTCCAGGCCCGGAACGATCGACGCGTTGGTCCGTCGCTTCGACCAGACCTATCGGGACAAAGTCGCCTGGTGGCGGGATTATCTTGCAACGCGGGATCCGGAGCAGACCGTGGTCTGGGGTGCGGGATCAAAGGGCATTACATTCGTCAACATCGTTCCTGAAGGGGCGCGGATTGGGGCGCTGGTCGACGTCAACCCGCATAAGCAGGGGCGCTTTGCTCCTGGAACCGGGACACCGGTTGTCGGTCCCGAGAGCCTGCGCGGCAAGCCCCTGCAGTCTATCGTCGTGATGAATCCGCTCTATCGAGACGAAGTTGCCCAGGCCGCACACAAGCTCGGTCTCTCGGCGGAGATCATCGTGGCATAA
- a CDS encoding IS5 family transposase, with protein sequence MRPKERRESGQTDLLRSRLDHILNMDHALVKLAKTIDWRFLEERLGEVYDDDPGRPPLPTRLMAGLAILKSMHNLSDESLCERWLENPYYQLFCGEEFFQHRLPFDRTSLTRWRLRMGEERLTALLQESLAAATRLGAAKPSDFRAVIVDTTVQEKAITFPTDAKLMHRARERLVKLARKHGIALRQSYARVGKIALIKHQRYAHAKQFKRANRQLKRLRTMLGAVIRDIVRKLAMRPELMQVFALPLSLARRVRDQRQRERGKKVYSLHAPEIECIGKGKAHKPYEFGVKVSVATPLQRSRGGQFVAHVKALPGNPYDGHTLATIIPAIEDTIGVSLGKIVTDAGYRGHNAPKDKMFKVHVAGYKRGLTQAVKRALRRRAAVEPVIGHLKNDHRMGRNFLAFSEGDANNAVLAAVGYNFSLLLNWLRLLCAFFLVLLTSAAVPPIRPRSA encoded by the coding sequence ATGCGACCGAAGGAACGGCGCGAGAGCGGCCAGACGGACCTGTTGCGATCCCGGCTCGACCACATTCTCAATATGGATCATGCGCTGGTGAAGCTGGCCAAGACGATCGACTGGCGTTTCCTCGAAGAACGGCTGGGCGAGGTCTATGACGACGATCCTGGCCGGCCGCCTTTGCCGACCCGGCTGATGGCGGGATTGGCCATCCTCAAGTCGATGCACAACCTGTCCGACGAAAGCCTGTGCGAACGCTGGCTGGAGAACCCCTACTACCAGCTGTTCTGCGGCGAGGAGTTCTTCCAGCACCGCTTGCCCTTCGACCGCACGTCATTGACGCGCTGGCGCCTGCGCATGGGCGAAGAACGGCTCACGGCTCTGCTCCAGGAGAGCCTTGCGGCGGCGACCAGGTTGGGGGCGGCCAAGCCGTCGGACTTCCGCGCGGTAATCGTCGACACTACCGTGCAGGAAAAGGCCATCACCTTCCCGACCGACGCCAAGCTGATGCATCGCGCCCGCGAGCGGCTGGTCAAGCTGGCCAGGAAGCATGGCATTGCCCTGCGCCAGTCCTATGCGCGGGTCGGCAAGATCGCGCTGATCAAGCATCAGCGCTATGCCCATGCCAAGCAATTCAAGCGGGCCAACCGGCAACTCAAGCGCCTGCGCACCATGCTGGGAGCGGTGATCCGCGACATCGTCCGCAAGCTCGCCATGCGGCCAGAGCTGATGCAGGTCTTTGCCCTGCCGCTGTCGCTGGCCCGGCGCGTCAGGGACCAGCGCCAGCGCGAGCGGGGCAAGAAGGTGTATTCCCTGCACGCTCCGGAGATCGAGTGCATTGGCAAGGGCAAGGCCCACAAGCCCTACGAGTTCGGCGTCAAGGTCTCCGTCGCCACCCCGCTGCAGCGCAGCCGCGGCGGCCAGTTCGTCGCCCATGTCAAGGCGCTGCCCGGCAATCCGTATGACGGCCACACGCTGGCGACCATCATCCCGGCGATCGAGGACACCATCGGCGTCAGCCTCGGCAAGATCGTCACCGATGCCGGCTACCGCGGCCACAACGCGCCGAAGGACAAGATGTTCAAGGTCCATGTCGCCGGCTACAAGCGCGGCCTCACCCAGGCCGTCAAACGGGCGCTGCGACGCCGGGCCGCCGTAGAACCCGTCATCGGCCATCTCAAGAACGACCACCGCATGGGCCGCAACTTCCTGGCCTTCTCCGAGGGCGATGCCAACAACGCTGTCCTTGCAGCCGTCGGCTATAACTTCAGCCTCCTGCTCAACTGGCTGAGGCTTTTGTGTGCCTTCTTCCTGGTACTGCTCACGTCCGCTGCAGTGCCACCAATCCGGCCGCGATCAGCCTGA
- a CDS encoding glycosyltransferase family 2 protein, with protein MEHPKSPQVSLGMPVYNGENFVAEAIRSILEQDFGDFELVITDNASTDRTADICLEFERLDKRVRYVRNARNLGAGANFNRAFQLSTGEYFKWCAHDDLLSSGFLTDCVRALDANARHVIAYPRLLGIDETGQLTSYVERVRPDMGGSSPASRFRQVVAAHGWDAAMFGLWRRDSLLKTTLHKPYYGSDCALLAEMAILGPFVHAPNAILYSRDHPTRSVRLPNSERLAWQNPDGSTANAFELSRRVKHLVAITYRHRRTAPLGRTLFHLLAWILDPVLVARFCLEAVGVVSPQLREKLRAAGWGALKRIYVGSDRSPG; from the coding sequence ATGGAACATCCCAAGTCGCCGCAAGTGTCCCTTGGTATGCCGGTCTACAACGGCGAGAATTTCGTCGCCGAGGCGATCCGGTCGATCCTCGAGCAGGATTTCGGTGATTTCGAACTCGTCATCACCGACAATGCTTCGACAGATAGAACAGCCGATATATGTCTGGAATTCGAGAGGCTGGACAAGCGCGTCCGCTATGTCCGAAACGCACGCAATTTGGGCGCTGGTGCCAATTTCAATCGAGCTTTCCAGCTGAGCACAGGCGAATATTTCAAATGGTGCGCGCACGATGACCTCTTGAGCAGTGGTTTCTTGACAGACTGCGTGCGTGCACTTGACGCGAATGCCCGCCACGTCATTGCCTACCCGCGACTGCTGGGGATCGATGAAACCGGTCAGCTAACTTCTTATGTCGAACGGGTGCGGCCGGATATGGGAGGATCGTCGCCCGCGTCCCGCTTCCGGCAGGTGGTTGCCGCACACGGATGGGATGCGGCCATGTTTGGCCTTTGGCGCCGAGATTCTCTGCTCAAAACGACATTGCACAAACCTTATTATGGGTCCGACTGTGCGCTTCTGGCCGAGATGGCCATTCTCGGGCCGTTTGTTCACGCGCCCAACGCGATACTATACAGCCGTGACCATCCGACGCGCTCGGTGCGATTGCCAAACTCCGAACGATTGGCTTGGCAGAATCCCGATGGCTCTACCGCGAACGCTTTTGAATTGTCGAGGCGGGTAAAACACCTCGTCGCGATTACCTATCGGCACAGGCGGACAGCGCCGCTGGGTAGGACACTGTTTCATCTGCTTGCATGGATATTGGATCCAGTGCTCGTTGCGAGATTTTGCCTGGAAGCTGTAGGCGTGGTTTCTCCGCAGCTCCGGGAGAAGCTGCGTGCCGCCGGCTGGGGGGCACTGAAACGCATTTACGTCGGCTCAGACCGATCTCCTGGTTAG
- a CDS encoding class I SAM-dependent methyltransferase, with the protein MGYSTNFEESQHFSSTFNGFAKGLAREIAQKCAIAGKHVLEIGCGKGEFLRELCMSGGATGLGIDPAYRADKGRNDEYGDVKMIVDYFGPDYQHLQADMVLCRHTLEHVSSVSSFVRLIRKMIGKRTQDWAVFETPDAKRVLVESAFWDIYYEHCSYFSPGAHARLFRQEGFDVTDLELVYDNQYIVQYARPSAGRTTPRLPLEHDLEVMHRLAETFPARVRAAQNSWQERIRAAHAAGRRVVLWGGGSKAVSFLTTLQLGDEVWAAVDINPYKQGKFTPGTGHPVIAPSDLLDTPPDLVIVMNPIYLNEVAQSLIALDLRPEVVAV; encoded by the coding sequence ATGGGTTACTCGACCAATTTCGAGGAATCCCAGCATTTTTCCAGCACCTTCAACGGTTTCGCGAAGGGACTTGCACGCGAGATTGCACAAAAATGTGCGATTGCCGGCAAGCACGTGTTGGAGATCGGCTGCGGCAAGGGTGAATTTCTCCGCGAACTTTGCATGTCGGGCGGCGCCACCGGGCTCGGCATTGATCCAGCCTATCGAGCCGACAAAGGCCGCAATGATGAGTATGGCGACGTCAAGATGATCGTCGACTATTTCGGACCAGACTACCAGCATCTCCAGGCGGATATGGTCCTCTGTCGCCACACGCTCGAACACGTAAGTTCGGTGTCGAGTTTCGTGCGGCTGATCCGCAAGATGATCGGCAAAAGGACCCAGGACTGGGCGGTCTTCGAGACGCCTGATGCCAAACGTGTGCTCGTAGAGAGCGCGTTCTGGGACATTTACTACGAGCATTGCTCCTATTTTAGTCCTGGCGCGCACGCACGCCTGTTTCGCCAGGAAGGTTTCGACGTTACCGATCTGGAACTCGTCTATGACAACCAGTACATCGTTCAGTACGCTCGGCCGTCGGCCGGCCGGACGACGCCGAGACTACCGCTCGAGCACGACCTGGAAGTGATGCACCGTTTGGCGGAAACCTTTCCTGCCCGCGTGCGAGCCGCTCAGAATTCCTGGCAGGAGCGCATTCGCGCCGCGCACGCCGCCGGCCGGCGGGTCGTGCTATGGGGCGGCGGCTCCAAGGCAGTGTCGTTCCTGACGACCTTGCAGCTTGGAGACGAAGTCTGGGCAGCAGTCGACATCAACCCCTACAAGCAAGGCAAGTTTACGCCCGGTACCGGTCACCCGGTCATCGCGCCAAGCGACCTGTTGGACACTCCGCCTGATCTCGTCATCGTCATGAACCCGATATACCTGAACGAAGTGGCGCAATCCTTGATTGCGCTGGACCTGCGACCGGAAGTCGTCGCGGTCTGA
- a CDS encoding glycosyltransferase → MVGRDTKQLRSISKTPFAGIDRNARIAVVHDWCPNFRGGEQVLARICKIFPRAEVFTLFDFLPTEIKEEYFPGVIFHVSGMNRLPFVEKYYRSLFFLCPFMIEQFDVTGYDAVISSSAAFSRGVLTRPDQPHLCYVHSPVRYAWDEQFSYLQQARLGFGPKGLAFRYMLHRLRTWDTRTAHGPDLMLANSNYVRSRIERIYGRHARVVHPPVAIEDLDLVVNKDDYYVTAAFHAPYKRTDLIIEAFSKTPSRRLVVVGDEVQSQHLRSLAGPNIIFTGYLPRHEYIEKIANARAMVFAGCEDFGITLAEAQACGTPLIAFGRGGARDIVRPLGESAHPTGVLFDRQTIDSVAGAIDLFEKNAVSITPHACRMNATRFSEERFDLAILDAFGLAQSVQLARATEYNELFGAESSTRDITGSLVEPILQ, encoded by the coding sequence ATGGTGGGCCGGGATACCAAACAATTGCGATCCATCAGCAAGACGCCGTTTGCCGGCATCGACCGCAACGCGCGCATCGCCGTCGTGCATGATTGGTGCCCGAACTTTCGCGGCGGCGAGCAGGTCCTTGCCCGGATCTGCAAGATTTTTCCGAGAGCCGAGGTCTTCACCCTGTTCGATTTTCTTCCGACGGAGATCAAGGAAGAGTATTTTCCAGGCGTAATTTTCCACGTTTCCGGCATGAACCGACTTCCGTTCGTGGAAAAGTACTACCGGTCACTGTTCTTTCTCTGTCCGTTTATGATCGAACAATTTGATGTCACGGGTTATGACGCGGTGATTTCCTCGTCAGCCGCATTCTCTCGAGGCGTTCTGACCCGCCCGGACCAACCACATTTATGCTATGTGCACAGTCCGGTGCGGTATGCGTGGGACGAGCAATTCTCCTATTTGCAACAGGCCCGCTTGGGATTTGGCCCGAAGGGTCTTGCCTTTCGCTACATGCTTCACAGGCTGCGGACCTGGGACACGAGAACGGCGCACGGTCCTGACCTGATGCTGGCGAACTCGAATTATGTCCGCTCTCGAATCGAGCGGATTTACGGCCGTCACGCGCGGGTCGTCCATCCGCCCGTCGCCATCGAGGATCTTGATCTCGTCGTCAACAAGGATGACTACTACGTCACGGCCGCGTTCCACGCCCCGTATAAACGTACGGATCTGATAATCGAAGCGTTCAGCAAAACGCCGTCGCGTCGCCTGGTTGTTGTCGGCGACGAAGTACAATCCCAGCATCTGCGATCGCTTGCCGGCCCTAACATAATCTTCACCGGTTATCTGCCGCGGCATGAATACATCGAAAAAATCGCCAATGCTCGTGCGATGGTGTTCGCTGGATGCGAAGATTTCGGAATAACGCTTGCCGAGGCCCAGGCGTGCGGCACGCCATTGATCGCCTTCGGCCGCGGCGGCGCGCGCGACATTGTCCGGCCGCTTGGCGAGAGCGCCCATCCGACAGGTGTGCTCTTCGACCGTCAAACCATCGATTCCGTAGCTGGGGCCATTGATCTGTTCGAGAAAAATGCGGTGTCCATTACGCCGCACGCCTGTCGTATGAACGCGACCCGGTTCTCCGAGGAAAGGTTCGACCTGGCGATACTCGACGCCTTTGGCCTGGCCCAGTCTGTCCAACTCGCTCGCGCAACCGAGTACAATGAACTCTTCGGAGCCGAAAGCTCGACGCGCGATATCACCGGTTCTCTTGTCGAGCCAATTCTACAATGA